The genomic DNA AGCAGCTCAGTACCATCACTCCCGGCTGGTCCTACACCATCTCAAGTGACTTCAACTACGCGACGCCCATGCCCTTCCCCTCGCAGAACGGGGGCTGGTACAACCCCAAGTCGAGGCAGAGCCTCAGCACGCGTATCCGCAACCTGAAGTATGCCACACAGGGCGTCACTACCTCGGCTTCCGCGGACTCCTCAGGCTCCGGCTCTGCGTCCACGCTCACCTCTTCTTAATCGCATATTCCCGTACGTAGCCCGTATACATCACAAGACATACCGTTACATTTTACATGATCTCCGTGAACTTGCTGCTCAGCTGCTGCAGGGCGACCACGCCTGCCACGCTGATGCTCTCCCCGGGAGGGAAGACGCACTTGACGGAGTCCAGCACCAGGAACCCGGCGTCGCCAAAGTCGTTGGCCCTGCACACCAGCTCGTACCACGCCTGCAGCTCGTAGTTCACGTTGCTCGACGTCTGCACGTTCGTCAGGCTGATCATTTCGCCGCCTGTAGTCGGGCTCGCCACTATGATCTGTGTGGGCTGCGGCTGCGCCGTCACCTGGCCGATAATACGGAAAACGGGGCTAGAAAGTTGTCCAATTTGCTGTGGATCAACGCGTGGAGTTGAAGTAGCCATTTAGAATCGAGTTTAACGTGTATTGGTAATTCCAACTGCTGGGGGACCGCCCGCGAGATGATGGCCTTAGCAGAATATTTGATGGAATTATCTACGCGTCGCGTTTGCACACATTGTACGGTCACTGTGTACGTCTTTGTCGTTTGAGACGGTTTATGTCACATCACACGCTCGGTCAAGCTTTCCTTATCGGGTAATTCTCTACTATATCCTTTTAGGGCATATCCTTTCCTAATTGGGGAAGGATTATCGTCAAGGGTCGGGGGTAACATCTAGTCGCCTAAGATGAGATAAAAGCCATCGAGCCATGCACAAGTCCGGGATGTCTATCTCTTCCATTCTGGCCAGCAAAtcctttgaaaacaaataATGCAAGGTGGCTATGATAAACTGCCGGGCTCAAGCACCGGCCGGTTCGGCCAGGGACTCAAGAAGAGTGCAATGCTCGCCGCGGGCACTCTAGCGTTCGCGGCCATAGCGTGGCGAACGACTGGCGACGGGTCACTCGGGATGTTTCAAGCGCAGGAGACTCCGAAGTGCGGGAGGATTGAGCCATTGAGGCCTCGCTTCAATAAGTCAATCGAGATGATCTTCGAGGATGCCAAATTCCGGGAGGAATCGCTGGCAAAGCTGAGCGGCGCCGTACGCATCCCTACAGAAATCCAGGATGTGAACCCGCAGCCCGCGGACGACCTGGACTACTACAAGGAGTTCTTCCGGTTCCACGAGTATTTGAAGCAGACTTTCCCGCTCGTGCATAAGCACCTAAAGCTGGAAAAGGTAAATCACGTGAACCTTCTGTACACGTGGGAGGGCTCTGATGCGTCGTTGGAGCCCATGATGCTCACAGCGCACCAGGACGTCGTCCCAGTGAACCCGGACACCGTTGACCAGTGGACGTTTCCACCATTTTCCGGCCACTATGATAATACCACGGATTATGTGTGGGGCAGAGGTACGGGCGACTGCAAAAACCTGCTGATCGGAGAGCTCGAGGCCatcgagctgctgctgaaggaCGGCTTCAAGCCGCGGAGATCCGTCATCGTGGCACTCGGCTTTGATGAGGAGTCTTCCGGGATCTTAGGCGCGAACACGCTGGGTGACTTTTTGTACGAGCGTTACGGTGACAACGGGATTTACTCGGTGGTCGACGAAGGCGGCGGTGTCATTCAACTAGGGAAGAAAGTGTTTGTTGCGGCACCCATCACAGCTGAGAAAGGTTACGTCGATATCGAGGTGACTGTGAACGGTGTCGGCGGGCACTCGTCTGTGCCCCCCGACCACACCACAATCGGGGTCGCCGCGAACATGATTTCACTGCTCGAAGCCAACCCCTTCGAGCCAACTTTCACCCCGAAGAACCCCATTTACGGTTTGTTAACCTGCGCCGCCGAGCACGGCGACAACTTGCCAAGCTCCGTAAGAAAGGCAATCCTGCAGGCTCCTCACGATGAAAAGCAGAAGGAGAAGATggtcagcttcttcagcaccGACAAGCGCCTCCGCGACTTGATGAGAACCTCCCAAGCTGTCGATATCATCAGAGGCGGCATTAAGGCCAATGCGCTTCCCGAGGTCACGACCTTTTTGGTGAACCACCGTATCGACGTTAACTCCTCCGTGAGCCAGACGGTCGAAAGAGATCTCGCTCTCATCAAGACCGTCGCCGAGAAGTTCAATTACGGTTTATTCCTCGCGGGCGAGGAGATCATTCCTCCCACAAAATTTGGATTCATCGACGTTGAACCCCAGAAAAGCCTGGAGCCCGCGCCAATCTCTCCGACCGTGGGGTCCCCTACGTGGGATTTGTTCGCCGGCACAATCCAGGACGTTTTCCAAAACGGACATTTCAAGTACGACCCCGACACCGAGTTCTACGTCTCGACCGGGCTTGTCTCCGGTAACACAGACACCAAGTATTACTGGCGCCTCACCAAGAACATCTATAGGTTCCTCGGGCTGGTGATGGAAGCCGATATCATGCGCACCATTCACTCGGTGAATGAGCATATTCGAATGTCCGGCCACCTGTCCACAGTCGCTTTTGTTTACGAGTACATTGTGAACGTGAATGAGCAGGCATAGGCATGCAGAGCGGTTCGCATCTGGCCGTGGTGTAGGAAGTATACATGCGTAATTAGCGAAGATAcatcaaaacaaacttTAGAAATATTGGTTTGGCACCGTCGGGGACTCGCACAGGCTGCTCCTCGGCTCACTTTGATTCACCCGTAGTTGATATCGTTCATCagtgcttcttcaacttcatgtTTATGTCTTCAGCTCAgattttccaaaattgaatTTGTACAGCCGTCAACAAACACGAACATCGTCACGGAACAATTGCAGCTAAGACTGCACAAATGGCTTCTCACCTGTAGTTTAACGCATTGCATCGTGCAACTGACGCAGGGTGTCACATAGCACCGCGCCATGTGGCGTCTTCTCTTTCGGAAAAACAAGGAATTACATTTTTCTCTCCAGTAGAGCCTGCTGCATTAGTTTACCCATTAGTGGGACCCGGGGATTACGAGGGTGCTGCAGAAACTTTCCTCTACAGAACTAGCTTACTGTGTGTACTTGCATCACCCAACGGTTCTTCAATTTGAAATTCGTTGCCATTCGAGCCTCAATGCTGCCCAACGCCTTTGCACATAGACGCATGAACAAGCGATCGGCGCCTCCATTCCCAAGCTTGCTGCACGAGCACGCTCAAATATGCGCATGAATAAATTCAAGCATCTCTAGAACAGTTTGACGCAGTATCCCACAATGAAAAATCTTGGCTCAACTTGCGTTGACAGTCCGTGCAGATATTTTGATCCCGTCATGTGCATAATTGAAGTCCGGAGATGCTTGCAGCTGCATGCTTACGAGTGATTTGCTTCTGCGGTGTGCTGAGTTCTACCCGGGGCCGTTCTGAATCTAACTCGCCGATCCCTACAAATACTCAGCATGCGGCCTGCTGTTCATGCAATGCGCAATTCTCGCGCAGTAGCATGCCCTATTGCAACTTCGGGTGTTGGCCCAAGCAACTGAACGGTTAGTTCCGCTCGTTGCTAAGACCAACAAAGTTAAATGCTTACCCGTGATTGCGTATAGGCCTTGATCTCTAGTGGGGCGCCGCTGCTCTAGGCGAAGCCGTAGCCTCGGGAGGTATGAACGAAAGCCCGAGGAAGCAGGTTCCCAAGTCAAGTCCGAAGCCTCCCCAGCCTTGAAGAGGTACATACAGCCGTAAGTATGCAAACGGTGCTTTGTACCCACATCTATTGGCGCTCGGCGATTATGCCTCTGGGGACAAGCCCGCATCCCCCGCCGACGTTGGGTACTCGATGCAGCAGTGCAGGTTCTCCTTTGCCTCGATCAATCGGAGCGACGGCCACACTAACATGGGTGGCCTGGTAATTATGCATAAGTCAAATAACAAACCCTACACACAGAAAATGCCCTAAAACAACCTTCGGCGCAGAGAGCTGCGCCTAACTAACTATCCTGCGGAGCTGGAAAATACCGGGTGAGGACTCTCGGGGCTCACACCTTCTTCGCTGTTCCCCGTGCCGAGTTCTCCACTTGTGTTGCCGAATTCAGATGCTGAACGGTACGATACGTGACTCACAAGTCCGCTTTTGGTACGCTGTACGCTTAAGGGGACCTCCTCCTCGAAACTGATAGGGTTGGCAGGGTGGTCGTGGTAGGACAGGCTCTCCAGGTCACCCCCGGTGCCATTTCTTCTGCGCTTTTCCCGACGGCTTTTTTCGTTGGGCAACAGATAGTCAATGATGAAATGAGATGGTGAAGAGGGCGCAGAATCCGACATCTCGATGGAGCTTCCATCCGAGTACCCGACCCCCGGCTTGAGAGTGCTGCTGCCGTCTGACGCACTTCCCATGCCGTCTGCACCCTTGAAAGCATCATGCTCTGCAAAAAAGTAGGAAACAACCTTGGTTGTATTTTCGCTGCGTCTGCGTCTGCAGCACTGCTTGCACTTGTCCAGCAAAGGGCCCAGCCCAAGCACCCTGGCAGCGCTTCCGTACATTCCTACTGCGTCTGTCCCCAGGCCGAAGATCACAAATACCAAGTACGACATCAAAATGTACAGCCACACGCTGTACAGCGGCTTCGCTACATCAATGCGCATAATGGTGCTCCACAAAGAACTGTCATGCACCATCTGGTAATTATAGGCTCCTGTGAGGTTCTGCAGTTCGCTAGCAAACGCATATAGCGAGAACGGGAACATCACAAGAATGATCAGGACGCAGAAGAGAAGCAGCCGAGAAAACCTGGCGATATTGAGTCCGCTGCTGGTGCAGTGTAGAATATCCTTAACATCCTTCCGTTTGCGGTAGAAAACGTACAGCAGCAGGATTGCGTAGACGAATCCCACGAACGACCAAATGAACATCCACAAGGTGTAGGTTACCACCGTCAGCCAGCTTGGGGAAAGCATGCTTTGGCAACCGTTGTACCGAAAAATCCCGTACCTGAACACCTGCACCAGGTATGTCAGCCCCATCACCAGGATAGGCGTGACGAGGCTAATGCCGAGGTCAGTGCAGATCTTTCGCCGAGAGTCCGGCTCTGGCAGCACTGCGTCCGCGCGCAGGATCGCATGTAAGTTGTACGCAATGTTGGCCACCGTGCAAGATATGCCCACGTTCGCTCCAATTTGCAGCTTTGTAGTCAGATCGCACCAGCCGTAGCCGGCCCATTTTCCGGCGAAGTCCGAGCCGCCCCAGATCGAGGCGTCCACTATTAATTTAATGTCCATCAATATCAGCCACACGATCATAATGATCGCCGGAGTATTCCTGGTTTTGGAATGCCATGCTAGAGGCGGAAATAACAAAGCAAGGGCGACCGAGCCCAAGCCGATTATAACACTACTGTAGCTCATGCTTTGAATTATAGTGTGAACACGAGCTGGAAGCACTGCTAGATAAGGCCTGCAAACTATTATCGAGCGTAGTATAGACGCTCTATTTATGCACGCCCTGGCTGGGAACACCTCCTCTAGATTTCCCCATCTTTGAGGTTCCCATAGTGCTACTGATCAGTAGAGATGATGGCCATGAAACGAACTTGAGGTTGTACTTCTCCTGTGTCTGAGCTCTCCGATTTGATTGCCTTCCTATTTAGTCTTTAAATGGGAAAACTTAACCCTTCTTGATAATATATTATAGGGGACACATCATGACAAAGTGATGTATCAGAAATAAGAGGCCCTGGACCATTCAGTTAAATAAGCTTAGACTGTAGATGAGTTTATAAAGCAGGATTTATGTAGTATAGCACACCTGAAACATCCGCCAATTCCTGCATATGATGAATTTTCTCCCGTATAGTTGGAACCGTCTTCAAATCAGAAGCGTATGTGCCACGGATGTGATGAAGGTGAAGAAGTAGAACCACAAGTTTCCAGCACGCTTCTCGAACAGAGAGAAAGCGTTGGATTTTGAGGTAGTCGATGGCAAGGTAGCTGAGATAGAGGCGAGTTGGGTGCTGTAGCTCTCATCACTACtgaagttttcaacaaggCCGTTGAGAGTTTCAGGAGTGATAGTTTCGTTGAAGGTGGTGCTGTTCGAGACAAACACCACTGTGTTTCCCTGGCTGTCAAACACTACACCGCCCTTCATTGTGGAGGAAGTATCTCTCGAGATGTAGCCGCTGGCCTGGATCCCGGTCCCGAGGTCCTCGATACCTTGGAAGGTGTGGAAAGTGGAGTAGAGGTGGTTTCTCTCAGTGCCGTTCATGACCTCGAAGATGTCAAACTCACCACAACCGCTTGCCCAGCACGAGCAGTTAGCGTCGGTTGGATACTGCGAGGTTCTTGGGATGTGCTCGTTCAGCAGCCAGATCGCTGGCATGTCATAGTAACTGAAGGAAGAGCTGTTAGACTGAGTTTCTGTTGGCATTTCGAACTCGAACAGAAACATCTTGGTCACGCCGCTGAACCCGTGGTACGCAGTGATGCCGCTGCGGTACACGCCGCAGGACTTGCCGGTGCCAGACTTTGGGCACGTAATGTTGGAAAAGATAGAAAACTCGTCGTCGGAGCTCAGAAGAGTGTTCTCGGCCAGCACGCTGGCAGAGCTAGAGGCGCCAGTGCCATTGGAGGTTGCGAAAGTCAGCGCCTTGCCGAGCACAGGCGAGTCTGTACCGGCGTTGGTCAAGAAAGTCACGTTATCAGCAGTTTGCGACGAGGCATCATAGTATGCGACCCGGTTCCAGTCGGCAGACGTCCTGTTGTCGCCGATGCTGAACTCGGAAGAGTTGTAGAACGCAAACTTGTGCAGAGTCAGAGGTCCGCGGAAATGAACCGAGACGCCGGCAGAAATGGGGGCGTTGCTACCAGTAAACCACTCCGCGTCATCCACAGTGCACGAGCAACTGTCTTTGTCAGGGTTTTTGATCGACTTAACTGGCGTGAACGAGCCGTTGAAACCAACGTTCGTAAACTCAACCTTCTGAAACGCTTGTGCTGCCGCAGCAAGCTGGCAGAATCCTGCGGTTGCCAAAACTATCCCTTGAAACAGCATTTTGACTTGTAAATCTAGGCGTGGTCAGACAGTGCGAGCCAGAAGTTCAATATAGTCAACAAAGTCGGAGAAGAGTTGTTGCCAAGATGAAGACAGGGACTCAAATAGTTTTAACTGCTTTTGAAGTAATTTCGCGTAACGACAACTTCAGTAAATCTTCTAAGAATAGGCACGCCAAGCCTCGACATTTTCTTGAGTGCTCACATGACATATAGGTGTCTCGAGGTTACCAAAGGCCAAGAGAGGACCTGAAGTGGGGGCTGAGTCAAGGGTTCTGACTCTTGCGAAGCGCCACTATCACGAAAGTGAGCAATAAGATGTAGCCTGTCAGCGAGAAGGCAGTTCTCCAAAGCCAGCTTTGAAAGTAGTAGCGATTTTCGGCATGCGACGCTAGCACATCCCCCGAGACAACAGTTAGAAACTCAAGGCGGGAATCaagcaaaagctttcccAGGGGGTCTGTTGCGGCTAAGTTTGTTACGGGGGCTTGGCCCGGCTTTGTCTCTTCAGAGCCTGCGTTTTCAGCGGCTCTTTGGTGACGGATTTTCTCAGGCGCAATGGGCACTCGCTTCTGGTACATTTCAAGCTCGAACAGCGTGGGGAAGTCTTCTGGGGCCAGCTGCGGGAACTTGACAGCGTGctcaacaatttcttgcATGTACACGAACAGGGCGATGTTCAGAATCCAGCATGTGGGTAGGATAAAGCCCCCAAAGAATAGTCTGGGCAGGAGAAAGCGATATTCGACGCAGATCCTGCAGCTGTCACACTCGCAGACGTAGCTTTTGGTCTGCCGTTCGAACGGGGGTAACGCATACTCAACAACAGTGAGCGGGCTAGCAAGACGCGCCATGAAACAGAGTATTCTGGCGTGCTGAGGCTGAACCCCCGAGACGCGTTGCTCGCTTCCATGCCTGATTAGACCTGTATATAAATCATCTGGGCGCTT from Lachancea thermotolerans CBS 6340 chromosome F complete sequence includes the following:
- the RFA3 gene encoding Rfa3p (similar to uniprot|P26755 Saccharomyces cerevisiae YJL173C RFA3 Subunit of heterotrimeric Replication Factor A (RF-A) which is a highly conserved single-stranded DNA binding protein involved in DNA replication repair and recombination): MATSTPRVDPQQIGQLSSPVFRIIGQVTAQPQPTQIIVASPTTGGEMISLTNVQTSSNVNYELQAWYELVCRANDFGDAGFLVLDSVKCVFPPGESISVAGVVALQQLSSKFTEIM
- the CPS1 gene encoding Gly-Xaa carboxypeptidase (similar to uniprot|P27614 Saccharomyces cerevisiae YJL172W CPS1 Vacuolar carboxypeptidase yscS expression is induced under low-nitrogen conditions) — protein: MQGGYDKLPGSSTGRFGQGLKKSAMLAAGTLAFAAIAWRTTGDGSLGMFQAQETPKCGRIEPLRPRFNKSIEMIFEDAKFREESLAKLSGAVRIPTEIQDVNPQPADDLDYYKEFFRFHEYLKQTFPLVHKHLKLEKVNHVNLLYTWEGSDASLEPMMLTAHQDVVPVNPDTVDQWTFPPFSGHYDNTTDYVWGRGTGDCKNLLIGELEAIELLLKDGFKPRRSVIVALGFDEESSGILGANTLGDFLYERYGDNGIYSVVDEGGGVIQLGKKVFVAAPITAEKGYVDIEVTVNGVGGHSSVPPDHTTIGVAANMISLLEANPFEPTFTPKNPIYGLLTCAAEHGDNLPSSVRKAILQAPHDEKQKEKMVSFFSTDKRLRDLMRTSQAVDIIRGGIKANALPEVTTFLVNHRIDVNSSVSQTVERDLALIKTVAEKFNYGLFLAGEEIIPPTKFGFIDVEPQKSLEPAPISPTVGSPTWDLFAGTIQDVFQNGHFKYDPDTEFYVSTGLVSGNTDTKYYWRLTKNIYRFLGLVMEADIMRTIHSVNEHIRMSGHLSTVAFVYEYIVNVNEQA
- the STE3 gene encoding Ste3p (similar to uniprot|P06783 Saccharomyces cerevisiae YKL178C STE3 Cell surface a factor receptor transcribed in alpha cells and required for mating by alpha cells couples to MAP kinase cascade to mediate pheromone response ligand bound receptors undergo endocytosis and recycling to the plasma membrane) is translated as MSYSSVIIGLGSVALALLFPPLAWHSKTRNTPAIIMIVWLILMDIKLIVDASIWGGSDFAGKWAGYGWCDLTTKLQIGANVGISCTVANIAYNLHAILRADAVLPEPDSRRKICTDLGISLVTPILVMGLTYLVQVFRYGIFRYNGCQSMLSPSWLTVVTYTLWMFIWSFVGFVYAILLLYVFYRKRKDVKDILHCTSSGLNIARFSRLLLFCVLIILVMFPFSLYAFASELQNLTGAYNYQMVHDSSLWSTIMRIDVAKPLYSVWLYILMSYLVFVIFGLGTDAVGMYGSAARVLGLGPLLDKCKQCCRRRRSENTTKVVSYFFAEHDAFKGADGMGSASDGSSTLKPGVGYSDGSSIEMSDSAPSSPSHFIIDYLLPNEKSRREKRRRNGTGGDLESLSYHDHPANPISFEEEVPLSVQRTKSGLVSHVSYRSASEFGNTSGELGTGNSEEGVSPESPHPVFSSSAG
- the TOH1 gene encoding Toh1p (similar to uniprot|P46992 Saccharomyces cerevisiae YJL171C Hypothetical ORF), yielding MLFQGIVLATAGFCQLAAAAQAFQKVEFTNVGFNGSFTPVKSIKNPDKDSCSCTVDDAEWFTGSNAPISAGVSVHFRGPLTLHKFAFYNSSEFSIGDNRTSADWNRVAYYDASSQTADNVTFLTNAGTDSPVLGKALTFATSNGTGASSSASVLAENTLLSSDDEFSIFSNITCPKSGTGKSCGVYRSGITAYHGFSGVTKMFLFEFEMPTETQSNSSSFSYYDMPAIWLLNEHIPRTSQYPTDANCSCWASGCGEFDIFEVMNGTERNHLYSTFHTFQGIEDLGTGIQASGYISRDTSSTMKGGVVFDSQGNTVVFVSNSTTFNETITPETLNGLVENFSSDESYSTQLASISATLPSTTSKSNAFSLFEKRAGNLWFYFFTFITSVAHTLLI
- the ASG7 gene encoding Asg7p (weakly similar to uniprot|P46993 Saccharomyces cerevisiae YJL170C ASG7 Protein that regulates signaling from a G protein beta subunit Ste4p and its relocalization within the cell specific to a-cells and induced by alpha-factor); the protein is MARLASPLTVVEYALPPFERQTKSYVCECDSCRICVEYRFLLPRLFFGGFILPTCWILNIALFVYMQEIVEHAVKFPQLAPEDFPTLFELEMYQKRVPIAPEKIRHQRAAENAGSEETKPGQAPVTNLAATDPLGKLLLDSRLEFLTVVSGDVLASHAENRYYFQSWLWRTAFSLTGYILLLTFVIVALRKSQNP